From a single Adhaeribacter swui genomic region:
- a CDS encoding cation:proton antiporter domain-containing protein: protein MIHVPQLIIDLAFILGVAGATTLLFKWLKQPLVLGYIIAGLLVGPNFPYLPSIAEVESIQIWAEIGVIFLLFSLGLEFSFKKLAKVGGTASITAVTEVVGMLLLGYITGQLLGWSFMDSVFLGGILSISSTTIIIRAFDELGVKSQKFASIVFGILVVEDLVAILLLVLLSTVAVSQQFGGTAMLNSVVKLAFFLSVWFLGGIYLVPTFLRKAKKLMNEETLLVISVALCLLMVILATNAGFSPALGAFIMGSILAETIYAEKIEHLTKSVKELFGAVFFVSVGMLIDPKMLLEYAGPVVIITFITIFGKAITSGLGALASGQPLKQSIQTGLSLAQIGEFSFIIATLGLTLKVTSDFLYPIAVAVSAITTFTTPFLIRFSEPFYNWLEKKLPESWKKFLINYSSDAQTISSVSDWQVVLRSFAQPIITNSVVLISIILLTTNFLVPFITNAIPVEPWGRLAAAIISLSVMGPFIYALAIKRIRNRAYSRLWQDKIYSRGPLVALEIARIVLALLLVGFMLDQLYSIRVALLMAIILIGVIFPLFRQRLRKTYERIEQRFISNLNAREAEEPTNKLLPWDAHLAHFVVSPESDFVGKTLIELGIREKFGVSIAQIERGRLTIPIPEGRERLFPADKITVIGTDEQLSQFKPFIEVSMPPEDPTATQAAVGLRQLIVDKKFPYLGLTIRDSHIREKTHGLIVGIERNGERILNPAPTTIFQLGDIVWLAGDQRLIRGVEQPSFATTEILS from the coding sequence ATGATACACGTACCTCAACTTATTATAGACTTAGCTTTTATTTTGGGAGTGGCGGGAGCAACTACGCTCCTGTTTAAATGGTTAAAACAACCCTTAGTATTAGGTTACATTATTGCGGGTTTACTGGTCGGCCCCAACTTTCCGTATCTTCCTTCTATTGCCGAAGTAGAATCTATTCAGATTTGGGCCGAGATCGGCGTTATTTTTCTTCTCTTTAGCCTCGGCCTGGAGTTCAGTTTTAAAAAATTAGCCAAAGTAGGTGGCACGGCTTCTATTACGGCCGTTACCGAAGTAGTGGGCATGCTCTTACTCGGCTACATTACCGGTCAATTACTAGGTTGGTCGTTTATGGACAGTGTTTTTCTGGGGGGCATTTTATCTATCTCCTCCACTACCATAATTATCCGGGCTTTTGATGAGCTGGGAGTTAAAAGCCAGAAGTTTGCGAGTATTGTATTTGGTATTCTGGTAGTAGAAGATTTAGTAGCTATATTGTTGCTGGTGTTACTTTCTACGGTAGCAGTGAGCCAACAGTTTGGCGGAACTGCCATGTTAAATTCGGTAGTAAAGCTGGCTTTTTTCCTTTCTGTGTGGTTTTTAGGGGGCATTTACCTGGTTCCTACTTTTTTAAGAAAAGCCAAGAAATTAATGAACGAAGAAACCCTGTTGGTTATTTCGGTGGCCCTTTGTTTATTAATGGTTATACTGGCTACCAATGCGGGCTTTTCACCGGCTTTAGGCGCATTTATTATGGGCTCTATTCTGGCCGAAACCATTTATGCCGAAAAGATTGAACACCTGACCAAATCGGTAAAAGAGCTTTTTGGCGCAGTTTTCTTTGTATCAGTGGGCATGCTGATCGACCCTAAAATGCTGCTGGAATACGCGGGTCCGGTAGTCATTATAACTTTCATCACTATTTTTGGCAAAGCTATTACCAGCGGGTTAGGTGCGCTAGCCTCCGGACAACCTTTAAAACAATCTATTCAAACCGGATTGAGTCTGGCGCAAATCGGGGAGTTTTCTTTTATCATAGCTACTTTAGGTTTAACCTTAAAAGTAACCAGCGACTTTTTGTACCCCATTGCCGTGGCGGTTTCGGCTATTACTACCTTTACCACGCCTTTCCTGATTCGTTTTTCCGAGCCGTTTTACAATTGGTTAGAAAAAAAATTACCCGAAAGCTGGAAAAAATTCCTGATTAATTACAGTTCCGATGCGCAGACCATCAGCAGCGTAAGCGACTGGCAAGTAGTTTTGCGTTCTTTCGCGCAGCCCATTATTACCAACTCGGTGGTACTGATCAGTATTATTTTGCTCACCACCAATTTTCTGGTGCCTTTTATCACCAATGCTATTCCGGTAGAACCTTGGGGACGTTTGGCGGCCGCTATTATCTCGTTGTCGGTAATGGGGCCGTTTATTTACGCCTTAGCTATTAAAAGAATAAGAAACCGGGCTTACTCCCGGTTGTGGCAAGATAAAATATACTCCCGGGGGCCGTTGGTTGCCCTGGAAATAGCCCGTATTGTGCTGGCTTTGCTGCTGGTAGGTTTTATGCTGGACCAGTTGTACTCCATCCGGGTAGCCTTGCTCATGGCCATTATTTTAATTGGGGTTATTTTTCCTTTATTCCGGCAACGGTTACGCAAAACTTACGAACGCATTGAACAACGTTTTATTTCTAACTTAAATGCGCGCGAAGCCGAAGAACCCACAAATAAACTTTTGCCCTGGGATGCGCACCTCGCGCATTTTGTAGTAAGCCCTGAATCGGATTTTGTGGGTAAAACTTTGATTGAACTGGGTATCCGGGAGAAATTTGGGGTAAGCATTGCCCAAATTGAACGAGGCCGGCTGACTATTCCCATTCCGGAAGGCAGGGAACGTTTGTTTCCGGCGGATAAAATTACGGTTATAGGCACGGATGAGCAACTTAGCCAGTTTAAACCCTTTATTGAAGTAAGCATGCCACCCGAAGACCCTACGGCTACCCAGGCTGCAGTGGGGTTACGCCAGTTAATAGTAGATAAAAAGTTTCCGTACTTGGGATTAACTATCCGGGATTCGCACATCCGCGAAAAAACCCATGGTTTAATTGTGGGCATCGAGCGCAACGGCGAACGAATCCTGAACCCGGCCCCAACTACTATTTTTCAGTTAGGCGATATTGTCTGGCTTGCCGGCGACCAACGGTTAATCCGGGGAGTGGAACAACCTTCTTTTGCTACCACCGAAATTTTATCTTGA